A genomic region of Pyrus communis chromosome 14, drPyrComm1.1, whole genome shotgun sequence contains the following coding sequences:
- the LOC137715806 gene encoding protein GAST1-like, which produces MATKLLSIFMLCVALILVLLEPNQGASTVETSAFQQQHQGNYQPYGTTQGSLRPQECAPRCTSRCSATAYKKPCLFFCQKCCAKCLCVPPGTYGNKQVCPCYNNWKTKRGGPKCP; this is translated from the exons ATGGCTACTAAATTACTAAGCATTTTCATGTTATGTGTGGCTTTGATACTTGTTTTACTTGAACCAAACCAG GGCGCCTCCACCGTAGAAACATCGGCATTTCAACAACAGCACCAAGGGAATTACCAACCG TATGGTACTACCCAAGGCAGCCTTCGTCCTCAAG AGTGCGCACCGCGATGTACAAGTCGGTGCTCGGCTACAGCATACAAGAAACCTTGTTTGTTTTTCTGCCAAAAGTGTTGCGCCAAGTGCTTGTGTGTGCCTCCTGGAACATATGGAAACAAACAAGTTTGCCCTTGCTACAATAACTGGAAGACCAAGAGAGGAGGACCAAAATGCCCCTAA